One window of the Cydia splendana chromosome 18, ilCydSple1.2, whole genome shotgun sequence genome contains the following:
- the LOC134799676 gene encoding protein RRP5 homolog, which translates to ITNIKMTEEYFPRGGKKPNVTYFKQSSNFLGAAEKGQGKKKKQKKRPENDDGYLSDEAVKEVDLSYKMCASGIGYKTLKPGVNLLGRVWKVLDTKLRITMPGKTEGNVMACHISEPYNKMLEAYVNDEIEKMRDLPEIFSPGQYVAVHVLEANGTSEGVMLSMMPQHINSGRSHSDLLKGDILQAAVSSVEDHGYVMDIGVANTRAFLPKAEANPDIELDTGMLIWTSVKSVTTSADTSIVSLSATPAALQKALRRKKPSNLEKCLLPGTALEFTVDKPLDNGIEGRVLGATAYVQRFHVDRSKDKKPALGQKIRAHVLYVMPTRNAPFVTTRNIFESARPDLEEETKLKEGDIVEEAQVLKIAGRSIHFKLGKKCVGTMSLKRVAVHEDLTDEQVVAQSYPIGSTHRVRVITYNLSDYIYHVTDETKLLTEKYFSHSQLSPGQLVTGTIRTVADNHVTVTVGRLSGYVPQLHLSDAGVYVDPKKATTSKLTKKKYKMGQEVTARVLSVDAAKQTLMLSLKPSLVAPDAALLTSYDQADIGKAYTGVIKVVKDFVLVSFLNEVIAYVPRNQVSRTPVAHLTEAFHPGQVVTCTVLQVDAQNRKMLGSLTIAPFWPAKRSNEHREKRKNETEDGEVLNKKRKTSESEDTDTKTIKKKKDKKSKAKDVSEDSDAEDIDPKKKNKDKKNKKDKKVKEVSEESDAIETDIHEDSDQVLKPEDLALIDLSDCETAKQWKKRVVSLMKSIKCRLHRIERIDKKIIKIEEQGLSAKNKKFHTAMHQEKLVIEERIKKLMEAMKIAQEKLKEFDEEEYRDPNYKEKQKQKKEEKIKTSKPAEDDDESSEEETVPENKNKKDKLKEKADKPKEDAKASKKRKQEKDKEVKEVVDKSKDIKVVESLEPALDVPSAKEFWAENDHQTNKVEESSSSSEDEETEQPKKKRKKLTAAEKVSKARAEEERLRELERRAVESEAQPRSSDQFERALLANPNCSQLWIAYMAFHLQATEIDKARAVGRKALNTISFREEDEKLNVWLAMLNVENRFGTKESQQKTLEEALQMNDTFKVHSKLLDIYVDTSKPQELSSLVDLMLRKYKRNPTNYIQCGAACFKLGLVDKARHVMQKAVSVLEKKEHVTVLVQFALLERAHGERERAEALFEQVLAVYPQRLDVCASYADMLAKDRDIQAVRQVMERMTSQKLPARKMKTLFNKWAELEDRIGDADRAEQVRERAVKFMETAKF; encoded by the exons ataacaaatataaaaatgacCGAAGAATACTTTCCTCGTGGCGGAAAAAAGCCTAATGTGACATATTTTAAGCAAAGCAGTAAC TTTTTAGGTGCTGCAGAAAAAGGCCAAGGaaagaagaaaaaacaaaagaaaagacCGGAGAATGATGATGGATACTTATCTGATGAAGCGGTTAAGGAGGTGGATCTGTCATACAAAATGTGCGCATCAGGGATTGGATATAAG ACACTGAAACCAGGTGTGAATCTGCTGGGCCGAGTATGGAAAGTGCTAGATACAAAGCTGCGCATCACAATGCCAGGCAAGACCGAGGGCAATGTCATGGCCTGCCACATCAGCGAGCCCTACAACAAGATGCTGGAGGCTTATGTCAATGATGAG ATAGAGAAAATGCGAGATCTACCCGAGATATTCAGTCCGGGACAGTATGTGGCAGTCCATGTTTTAGAGGCAAATGGGACCAGCGAAGGTGTCATGCTGTCCATGATGCCACAGCATATCAACTCGGGGCGGTCACACTCTGACCTGTTAAAAG GTGACATTCTTCAGGCAGCTGTGTCATCAGTGGAAGACCATGGTTACGTGATGGACATAGGCGTGGCCAACACCAGGGCCTTCCTACCTAAAGCTGAAGCTAACCCTGACATTGAGCTCG ACACGGGAATGTTGATCTGGACAAGCGTGAAGTCAGTAACAACGTCAGCAGATACCAGTATAGTCTCGCTGAGCGCTACTCCGGCCGCGCTACAGAAGGCGCTGCGCCGCAAGAAGCCATCAAACCTTGAAAAGTGCTTGCTGCCCGGCACCGCCCTAGAGTTCACTGTCGACAAG CCTCTGGACAACGGAATCGAGGGTCGCGTGTTGGGCGCCACGGCGTATGTGCAGCGCTTCCACGTCGACCGCAGTAAGGACAAGAAGCCGGCTCTCGGacaaaag ATTAGAGCTCACGTGTTATACGTGATGCCGACTCGCAACGCGCCGTTTGTAACAACCAGAAATATCTTTGAAAGTGCGCGACCTGATCTCGAGGAAGAGACGAAGCTGAAGGAAGGCGACATAGTTGAGGAAGCACAG GTACTAAAGATCGCAGGGCGCTCCATCCATTTCAAATTGGGCAAGAAATGCGTGGGGACCATGAGTCTGAAGCGCGTCGCCGTGCACGAGGATCTGACCGACGAACAGGTCGTCGCGCAGTCATACCCCattg GCAGCACACACCGCGTCCGCGTGATAACTTACAACTTATCGGACTACATCTACCACGTGACCGACGAGACCAAACTGCTCACCGAGAAATACTTCTCCCACTCACAACTGAGTCCGGGCCAACTGGTCACTGGCACCATTCGCACTGTGGCCGACAACCATGTCACTGTCACTGTGGGCCGGCTGTCAG GTTATGTACCGCAATTGCACTTATCGGACGCAGGCGTCTACGTGGATCCTAAGAAGGCGACCACCTCCAAGCTCACCAAGAAGAAGTATAAG ATGGGGCAAGAAGTAACCGCGCGTGTGTTATCCGTGGACGCAGCCAAGCAGACGTTGATGCTGTCCCTCAAACCGTCGCTAGTAGCGCCTGACGCTGCGCTGTTAACCTCTTATGACCAGGCTGACATCGGAAAGGCTTATACTGGAGTTATAAAG GTGGTAAAGGACTTCGTCCTAGTATCGTTCCTGAACGAGGTGATAGCCTACGTGCCCCGCAACCAAGTGTCCCGGACGCCCGTCGCCCACCTGACCGAGGCCTTCCACCCGGGACAAGTTGTGACATGTACCGTGCTGCAGGTGGACGCTCAGAACCGGAAGATGTTGGGCAGCCTCACTATAGCGCCTTTCTGGCCTGCG aaacgaaGTAACGAACATCGCGAGAAACGCAAAAATGAAACTGAAGACGGCGAAGTGCTCAACAAAAAGCGTAAAACCAGTGAATCTGAAGACACAGAcacaaaaacaataaagaaaaagaaagaTAAGAAAAGTAAGGCAAAAGACGTTTCAGAGGACAGTGACGCTGAAGACATAGATCCTAAGAAGAAAaacaaagataaaaaaaataagaaggACAAAAAGGTAAAAGAAGTATCAGAAGAAAGCGACGCCATAGAGACAGACATACATGAAGACAGTGACCAAGTGTTAAAACCAGAAGATCTAGCTCTTATAGACTTATCAGACTGCGAAACAGCTAAGCAATGGAAGAAACGAGTAGTATCCTTAATGAAATCCATCAAATGTAGATTACACAGAATAGAAAGGATAGacaaaaagataataaaaataGAAGAACAAGGTTTATCAGCTAAGAATAAGAAATTCCACACAGCCATGCATCAAGAGAAATTAGTTATCGAAGAGAGAATAAAGAAGTTGATGGAAGCAATGAAGATTGCCCAAGAAAAGTTGAAAGAATTTGACGAAGAAGAGTACAGAGATCCTAATTACAAAGAGAAGCAGAAACAAAAAAAGGaagagaaaataaaaacttCAAAACCCGCTGAAGATGATGACGAGTCATCTGAAGAAGAGACAGttcctgaaaataaaaataaaaaggataAACTAAAAGAGAAAGCTGATAAACCTAAAGAAGATGCAAAAGCAAGCAAGAAAAGGAAACAAGAGAAGGATAAGGAAGTGAAAGAAGTAGTAGATAAGAGTAAAGATATTAAAGTAGTGGAAAGCTTAGAGCCGGCGCTTGACGTGCCCAGTGCTAAGGAGTTCTGGGCGGAGAATGATCATCAGACCAACAAGGTCGAAGAGTCTTCTAGCAGCAGTGAAGATGAG GAAACCGAGCAACCCAAAAAGAAGCGAAAGAAGCTCACAGCAGCCGAGAAAGTATCAAAGGCCCGCGCCGAAGAAGAGAGACTTCGCGAGCTAGAGCGGCGCGCCGTCGAGAGCGAAGCGCAGCCGAGGAGCTCCGACCAGTTCGAGCGGGCGCTGCTGGCCAACCCGAACTGCAGCCAGCTGTGGATCGCGTACATGGCCTTCCATCTGCAG GCGACGGAGATCGACAAAGCACGTGCAGTGGGCCGGAAGGCGCTGAATACTATCTCTTTCAGGGAGGAGGATGAAAAGCTCAACGTATGGCTCGCCATGCTTAACGTCGAGAACCGGTTCGGCACGAAG GAGTCCCAACAAAAAACGCTAGAAGAAGCCCTCCAAATGAACGACACCTTCAAAGTGCACTCCAAACTCCTCGACATCTACGTCGACACCTCCAAGCCCCAAGAACTGTCCTCCCTCGTCGATCTCATGCTGAGAAAATATAAAAGGAATCCGACAAACTATATTCAGTGTGGGGCGGCCTGCTTCAAGTTGGGACTGGTGGATAAGGCCAGGCATGTGATGCAGAAGGCGGTTAGCGTGCTGGAGAAGAAAGAAC ACGTAACTGTCCTAGTGCAGTTTGCTCTTCTAGAGCGAGCGCACGGCGAGCGCGAGCGAGCAGAGGCGCTGTTCGAGCAAGTGCTCGCCGTGTACCCGCAGCGCCTCGACGTGTGCGCCTCGTACGCCGACATGCTCGCTAAAGACCGGGACATTCAGGCCGTCAG ACAAGTGATGGAGCGCATGACGTCTCAGAAACTGCCCGCACGTAAAATGAAGACGCTGTTCAACAAGTGGGCGGAGCTGGAAGACCGCATCGGCGACGCCGACCGCGCCGAGCAGGTGCGAGAACGAGCCGTCAAGTTCATGGAGACCGCCAAGTTCTAA